Proteins encoded within one genomic window of Micromonospora halotolerans:
- a CDS encoding YciI family protein yields the protein MFLVLLRRSGPRWDPARPMEEQSDWPAHSAFMDELLNAGFVVLGGPLADEHRVVLVVDAESEDVVRAALARDPWSETHLQVDSVQPWTIRLDGRRG from the coding sequence ATGTTCCTCGTCCTGCTTCGGCGATCCGGCCCGCGGTGGGACCCGGCACGGCCCATGGAAGAGCAGTCCGACTGGCCCGCCCACTCGGCGTTCATGGACGAGCTGCTGAATGCGGGCTTCGTCGTCCTGGGCGGGCCGCTGGCGGACGAGCACAGGGTGGTGCTCGTCGTCGACGCCGAGTCTGAAGACGTCGTCCGCGCTGCCCTCGCCCGCGATCCGTGGAGCGAGACGCATCTCCAGGTCGACAGTGTGCAGCCGTGGACGATCCGGCTCGACGGAAGGCGTGGCTAG
- a CDS encoding GNAT family N-acetyltransferase, producing the protein MTSPRSVRPARPADVAALVDLVESAYRGERSRAGWTTEADLLAGQRTDPDMVAEAVSSPAGTVLVVEDGTEIVACCHLERRDDHVYFGMFAVAPGRQGGGLGRDLLAEAERHARERWHSGEMRMTVITQREDLIAWYERRGYVRTGELSPFPYGDERFGVPLRPDLAFETLRKKLG; encoded by the coding sequence ATGACCAGCCCGCGTAGCGTCCGCCCCGCCCGTCCCGCCGACGTGGCCGCCCTCGTCGACCTGGTCGAGTCGGCGTACCGCGGGGAGCGCAGCCGGGCGGGCTGGACCACCGAGGCCGACCTGCTCGCGGGGCAGCGGACCGACCCGGACATGGTGGCCGAGGCGGTGTCGAGCCCGGCCGGGACGGTCCTGGTGGTTGAGGACGGCACGGAGATCGTGGCCTGCTGCCACCTGGAGCGTCGCGATGACCACGTCTACTTCGGCATGTTCGCGGTGGCCCCGGGACGGCAGGGCGGCGGGCTGGGCCGGGACCTGCTGGCCGAGGCCGAGCGGCACGCGCGGGAGCGGTGGCACAGCGGCGAGATGCGGATGACCGTGATCACGCAGCGGGAGGACCTGATCGCCTGGTACGAGCGGCGCGGCTACGTCCGCACCGGCGAGCTGAGCCCGTTCCCGTACGGCGACGAGCGGTTCGGCGTGCCCCTGCGACCGGATCTCGCATTCGAGACCCTGCGCAAAAAGCTCGGCTGA
- a CDS encoding alpha/beta hydrolase family protein produces the protein MELHVGRLELSATLGLPAGPLRGGLVVLHGSHADRRSYFLYEHLARLLPPAGIAVLRYDRRPRVDGHDVPLAGQADDAAAALDVLRGHVGDVPVGLWGFSQGAWTAALTATRHPVDFLVLVGCSGVSPAAQMRYGTAEQLRRHGYGTADLAELDRLRGVAEGFLRGEVPRATAQAELDVAVRRPWFPLTYLPRELPDTPGSWADMDFDPEPVLAKLSGPVLLCYGETDGWTPIEESLAVWRRAARDAELTVARLAGCDHAPTLDGRDDLAGVSPDYERVLLDWLGGRLPERRAVR, from the coding sequence ATGGAGCTGCACGTCGGTCGGCTCGAGCTGTCCGCCACCCTGGGCCTCCCGGCCGGGCCGCTCCGGGGCGGCCTGGTGGTGCTGCACGGATCGCACGCCGACCGGCGGTCGTACTTCCTGTACGAGCACCTGGCCCGGCTGCTGCCTCCGGCCGGGATCGCGGTGCTGCGGTACGACCGGCGTCCCCGGGTGGACGGGCACGACGTGCCGCTGGCCGGGCAGGCCGACGACGCGGCGGCGGCCCTGGACGTGCTCCGCGGGCACGTCGGGGACGTTCCGGTCGGGTTGTGGGGTTTCAGCCAGGGCGCGTGGACGGCGGCCCTCACCGCCACCCGACACCCGGTCGATTTCCTCGTGCTGGTCGGATGCAGCGGGGTGAGCCCCGCCGCGCAGATGCGCTACGGCACCGCCGAGCAGTTGCGCCGGCACGGGTACGGCACGGCCGACCTCGCCGAACTGGACCGGTTGCGCGGGGTCGCGGAGGGGTTCCTGCGCGGCGAGGTGCCCCGGGCCACCGCCCAGGCGGAGCTGGACGTCGCCGTGCGGCGACCCTGGTTCCCGCTCACATACCTGCCCCGCGAGCTGCCCGACACCCCGGGCAGTTGGGCCGACATGGATTTCGACCCCGAGCCGGTCCTGGCGAAGCTGTCCGGTCCGGTGCTGCTCTGCTACGGCGAGACCGACGGTTGGACCCCCATCGAGGAGAGCCTGGCCGTGTGGCGACGCGCCGCACGCGACGCGGAGCTGACCGTGGCCCGGTTGGCCGGCTGCGACCATGCGCCCACCCTCGACGGACGCGACGACCTGGCCGGCGTCAGCCCGGACTACGAGCGGGTCCTGCTGGACTGGCTCGGTGGTCGGCTGCCGGAGCGCCGGGCCGTGCGGTGA
- a CDS encoding TraR/DksA family transcriptional regulator, translated as MGTDLHDDRLTRLRATLTDDFAAQTARLTELTADTGDPGEAHTRAALIAATRQSLGEIGDALRRMADGGYGQCERCATPIPVERLEVVPHARFCVPCQQKQR; from the coding sequence ATGGGCACCGACCTGCACGACGACCGACTCACCCGGTTGCGGGCCACGCTGACCGACGACTTCGCGGCGCAGACGGCCCGGTTGACCGAACTCACCGCGGACACCGGCGACCCGGGCGAGGCGCACACCCGCGCCGCGCTGATCGCGGCCACCCGGCAGAGCCTGGGGGAGATCGGCGACGCGCTGCGCCGGATGGCCGACGGCGGCTACGGCCAGTGCGAGCGGTGCGCCACGCCGATCCCGGTGGAGCGCCTGGAGGTGGTGCCGCACGCCCGCTTCTGCGTGCCCTGTCAGCAGAAGCAGCGCTGA
- a CDS encoding AfsR/SARP family transcriptional regulator yields MWITTGTAPEAVPPHRAGWRLRLLGRFALDQDGEPVALPATAQRLVAFLAVRGASDRARTAWSMWANKPEERASADLRTALWRLRKAAPGLLTDSTGALALTGGVTVDTRCLAGRGPIDPAFLRRYAADGCPDLLPGWYDDWVLMHRELLRHRALRALEDAAGAAIRAGDPAAGLGWALEAVAADPLRESGHRLVLTALLADGNVSDALRHADLVVRLLAEQLGVRPSAQLMALIEEAGSRSAVAAGRARG; encoded by the coding sequence GTGTGGATCACCACGGGAACAGCGCCGGAGGCCGTACCCCCACACCGGGCCGGCTGGCGGCTGCGGCTGCTCGGCCGCTTCGCGCTCGACCAGGACGGCGAGCCGGTCGCCCTGCCGGCGACCGCGCAGCGGCTGGTGGCCTTCCTGGCCGTGCGCGGCGCGTCGGACCGGGCGCGCACCGCCTGGTCGATGTGGGCGAACAAGCCCGAGGAACGGGCCTCGGCGGACCTGCGGACGGCGCTGTGGCGGCTGCGCAAGGCCGCGCCCGGCCTGCTCACCGACTCCACCGGCGCGCTCGCGCTGACCGGCGGGGTGACGGTGGACACCCGCTGTCTCGCCGGCCGGGGTCCGATCGACCCGGCGTTCCTGCGCCGGTACGCCGCCGACGGCTGCCCCGACCTGCTCCCCGGCTGGTACGACGACTGGGTGCTCATGCACCGGGAGCTGCTGCGGCACCGGGCCCTGCGGGCGCTGGAGGACGCCGCCGGGGCGGCGATCCGGGCCGGTGACCCGGCCGCCGGGCTGGGCTGGGCGCTGGAGGCGGTCGCCGCGGACCCGCTGCGGGAGAGCGGCCACCGGCTGGTGCTCACCGCGCTGCTGGCCGACGGGAACGTCAGCGACGCGCTGCGCCACGCCGACCTGGTGGTCCGCCTGCTCGCCGAGCAGCTGGGGGTGCGGCCGTCGGCTCAGCTCATGGCGCTGATCGAGGAGGCGGGCTCCCGGTCGGCCGTGGCCGCCGGCCGGGCGCGCGGGTAG
- a CDS encoding AfsR/SARP family transcriptional regulator has protein sequence MTADFVDALVADQPAGSGPVLRLLGDVRVSHGSRWYDVPEGSKRLLVYVALHRRRLDRGHAAATLWPDAPDARAAGNLRSALWRLNQAHVGLIGVDRHHLAFRPGVLVDIDLVTAWAGRLIAGRPAGADLSALPTGGILFDLLPGWYDDWVLTERERVRQRVLHGMEAMSRHLLTTGRCAEAVEVALTAAGAEPLRESAQRVLLEAHLAEGNWVEGRRGLDTYRRLLARELDMEPDPCLDELLDAYPRARPAATADREPASSISAMS, from the coding sequence ATGACCGCCGACTTCGTCGACGCCCTCGTGGCCGACCAGCCGGCCGGGTCCGGTCCGGTGCTGCGGCTGCTCGGCGACGTCCGGGTCAGTCACGGTTCCCGCTGGTACGACGTGCCCGAGGGCAGCAAGCGGCTGCTCGTCTACGTCGCCCTGCACCGCCGCCGCCTCGACCGCGGCCACGCCGCGGCCACCCTCTGGCCGGACGCCCCGGACGCGCGCGCGGCCGGCAACCTGCGTTCGGCGCTGTGGCGGCTCAACCAGGCGCACGTCGGGCTGATCGGGGTGGACCGGCACCACCTGGCGTTCCGGCCCGGCGTGCTGGTCGACATCGACCTCGTCACCGCCTGGGCCGGCCGGCTGATCGCGGGCCGCCCGGCCGGCGCCGACCTGTCCGCGCTGCCCACCGGCGGGATCCTGTTCGACCTGCTCCCCGGCTGGTACGACGACTGGGTGCTCACCGAACGGGAGCGGGTCCGCCAGCGGGTGCTGCACGGGATGGAGGCGATGAGCCGGCACCTCCTCACCACGGGCCGCTGCGCCGAGGCCGTCGAGGTGGCGCTGACCGCCGCCGGCGCGGAGCCGCTGCGGGAGAGCGCCCAGCGGGTGCTGCTGGAGGCGCACCTGGCCGAGGGGAACTGGGTGGAGGGCCGGCGCGGCCTGGACACCTACCGCCGGCTGCTGGCCCGGGAGCTGGACATGGAACCCGATCCCTGCCTGGACGAGCTGCTGGACGCCTACCCGCGCGCCCGGCCGGCGGCCACGGCCGACCGGGAGCCCGCCTCCTCGATCAGCGCCATGAGCTGA
- a CDS encoding phage tail sheath family protein — protein MAATLSHPGVYIQEIPGGSRTITGVATAVAAFVGRALRGPVDVPVAISSYAEFERTFGGLWRDSGLGYAVRDFYLNGGNQAVIVRLARDATSAQLDLNGALTLEAVGPGGWGNGLHAEVTHASGEEATTVADQQGVDADELFHLTVREGPAENPVLIETYPNVTLVDGPRRVDTVLAASRLVRVGAAPALPGTGRPDAGGYDVDTADPAATGTDGTHLTAAEYSDGGALEGTKQGIYALRDADLFTLLCLPPSVPDQALDDTVWADALDFCVRQRAFLLVDPPPTETADTIRTWLGARGLTANGRNGALYFPRVRRPDPLRDGAVREFAPCGAVAGVMARTDAARGVWKAPAGVEAALAGVTGPALALTDGENGALNPYAVNCLRTFRATGTLVWGARTLRGADLLADEYRYVPVRRLALFLEETLVRATQWVVFEPNDEPLWAQVRASIGGFLQDLFRQGAFQGRTPREAYFVKCDSETTTQYDIDRGVLNILVGFAAVKPAEFVVIGIQQRTAAAAT, from the coding sequence ATGGCGGCAACGCTCAGCCATCCCGGCGTGTACATCCAGGAGATACCCGGCGGCAGTCGCACCATCACCGGCGTCGCCACGGCCGTGGCCGCGTTCGTCGGGCGGGCGCTGCGCGGCCCGGTCGACGTGCCGGTGGCCATCTCCTCGTACGCGGAGTTCGAGCGCACCTTCGGCGGCCTGTGGCGGGACAGCGGCCTCGGCTACGCGGTGCGCGACTTCTACCTCAACGGCGGCAACCAGGCCGTGATCGTCCGGCTGGCCCGCGACGCCACCAGCGCGCAGCTCGACCTCAACGGGGCGCTGACCCTCGAAGCGGTGGGACCGGGCGGCTGGGGCAACGGGCTGCACGCCGAGGTGACCCACGCGAGCGGCGAGGAGGCCACCACGGTCGCCGACCAGCAGGGGGTGGACGCCGACGAACTGTTCCACCTGACCGTGCGGGAGGGCCCGGCGGAGAACCCGGTGCTGATCGAGACGTACCCGAACGTGACCCTGGTGGACGGGCCGCGCCGGGTGGACACCGTGCTGGCCGCGTCCCGGCTGGTCCGCGTCGGCGCGGCGCCCGCGCTGCCCGGCACGGGCCGCCCCGACGCGGGCGGCTACGACGTGGACACCGCCGACCCGGCCGCCACCGGCACCGACGGCACCCACCTGACCGCCGCGGAGTACAGCGACGGCGGCGCGCTGGAGGGCACCAAGCAGGGCATCTACGCGCTGCGCGACGCCGACCTGTTCACCCTGCTCTGCCTGCCGCCGTCGGTGCCCGACCAGGCCCTCGACGACACCGTGTGGGCCGACGCGCTGGACTTCTGCGTACGCCAGCGGGCCTTCCTGCTGGTCGACCCGCCGCCCACCGAGACCGCCGACACGATCCGGACCTGGCTCGGCGCGCGGGGGCTGACCGCCAACGGCCGCAACGGCGCCCTCTACTTCCCCCGGGTCCGCCGGCCCGACCCGCTGCGCGACGGCGCGGTCCGCGAGTTCGCGCCCTGCGGCGCGGTCGCCGGCGTGATGGCCCGCACCGACGCGGCGCGCGGGGTGTGGAAGGCGCCCGCCGGCGTCGAGGCGGCCCTCGCGGGGGTGACCGGGCCGGCGCTCGCGCTCACCGACGGCGAGAACGGCGCCCTCAACCCGTACGCGGTGAACTGCCTGCGCACCTTCCGGGCCACCGGCACGCTGGTCTGGGGCGCGCGGACGCTGCGCGGCGCGGACCTGCTCGCCGACGAGTACCGGTACGTGCCGGTGCGGCGGCTGGCGCTCTTCCTGGAGGAGACGCTGGTGCGGGCCACCCAGTGGGTGGTGTTCGAGCCCAACGACGAGCCGCTGTGGGCGCAGGTCCGGGCGTCGATCGGCGGGTTCCTCCAGGACCTGTTCCGGCAGGGCGCCTTCCAGGGCCGCACCCCGCGGGAGGCGTACTTCGTCAAGTGCGACAGCGAGACCACCACGCAGTACGACATCGACCGGGGGGTGCTGAACATCCTGGTCGGCTTCGCGGCCGTCAAGCCAGCCGAGTTCGTGGTGATCGGCATCCAGCAGCGGACCGCGGCCGCGGCGACCTAG
- a CDS encoding phage tail protein: MAEFTVNAQRFDPYKNFKFRAKWDGRYVAGISKIGTLKRSTEVVTHRHGGDPSSSRKSPGRTEYDAIVLERGVTHDPDFEQWANKVWNYGSGLGAETSLADFRKDIIIEMYNEAGQLVIAYKVYRCWVSEWVALPELDANANAVAIQSIKLENEGWERDYTVAEPAEPSFVEP; the protein is encoded by the coding sequence ATGGCCGAGTTCACGGTCAACGCGCAGCGCTTCGACCCGTACAAGAACTTCAAGTTCCGGGCGAAGTGGGACGGGCGATACGTCGCCGGGATCAGCAAGATCGGCACGCTGAAGCGGAGCACCGAGGTGGTCACCCACCGGCACGGCGGCGACCCCAGCAGCAGCCGCAAGTCGCCGGGGCGCACCGAGTACGACGCGATCGTGCTGGAGCGCGGCGTCACCCACGACCCGGACTTCGAGCAGTGGGCCAACAAGGTGTGGAACTACGGCTCCGGGCTGGGCGCGGAGACGTCCCTGGCGGACTTCCGCAAGGACATCATCATCGAGATGTACAACGAGGCCGGGCAGCTGGTCATCGCGTACAAGGTCTACCGATGCTGGGTGTCCGAGTGGGTCGCGCTGCCCGAACTGGACGCGAACGCCAACGCCGTGGCCATCCAGAGCATCAAGCTGGAGAACGAGGGCTGGGAACGCGACTACACGGTGGCCGAGCCCGCCGAGCCGTCCTTCGTCGAACCCTGA